One window of the Solanum stenotomum isolate F172 chromosome 11, ASM1918654v1, whole genome shotgun sequence genome contains the following:
- the LOC125845226 gene encoding fatty alcohol:caffeoyl-CoA acyltransferase, with product MGTLYQPLESTIQDLKVTIHNTSLVFPSQETPKKPMFLPNIDQVLNFDVQTLHFFKANPEFPPEIVTERLRIALSRVLVHYDFLAGRLRMNQESKRLEFDCNSDAGAVFMVASSELTLNEIGDLVYPNPGFRQLIVHENIDILEKDDKPLCILQVTSFKCGGFVMGFSTNHITFDGISFKTFLQNLASQAFDDDNNNPKPLAIVPCNDRTLLAARTPPRVTFPHVELLKLDVPIGEELNAKVFETLQEELDFKIFKLNSSDINSLKEKAKDENTPNAKITSFNVVTSYVWRCKALSYDDENNSERVSTVLFAIDIRSRLNPPLPQSYAGNAVLTSYASATCQELEEGPFSKIVDLVSQGGKRMDDEYARSAIDWGEINKGFPNGEFLLSSWWKLGFSQVEYPWGKPKYSCPVVCHRKEIILLFPNIDDGINNNNDGVNIFVALPPKQMKKFEFYFNKFLLD from the exons ATGGGAACCCTATACCAACCCCTTGAATCAACAATCCAAGACCTAAAAGTCACAATCCATAACACTAGCTTAGTGTTCCCATCTCAAGAAACTCCAAAAAAACCTATGTTCTTACCAAATATTGATCAAGTACTCAATTTTGATGTCCAAACACTACATTTTTTCAAAGCAAATCCTGAATTTCCACCAGAAATCGTGACGGAAAGACTCCGAATCGCGTTATCTAGAGTCCTTGTCCATTATGATTTTTTGGCTGGGAGACTTAGGATGAATCAAGAATCAAAAAGATTGGAATTTGATTGTAATAGTGATGCTGGGGCTGTATTTATGGTTGCTTCAAGTGAATTAACATTAAATGAGATTGGTGATTTAGTTTACCCTAATCCTGGTTTTAGACAACTAATTGTTCATGAGAACATTgatattttggaaaaagatgATAAACCACTTTGCATTCTCCAG GTGACATCATTTAAGTGTGGTGGTTTTGTAATGGGCTTTTCAACCAATCACATAACCTTTGATGGAATAAGCTTCAAAACTTTCTTACAAAACTTAGCTTCTCAAGCATTTGATGATGACAACAATAATCCTAAACCCTTAGCCATTGTCCCATGCAATGATCGTACCCTCCTAGCCGCTCGTACGCCTCCACGTGTCACGTTCCCACACGTCGAATTACTCAAATTGGATGTCCCCATTGGTGAAGAACTAAATGCTAAGGTATTTGAAACCCTACAAGAAGAACTTgacttcaaaatatttaagctcAATTCAAGTGACATTAATTCCTTGAAGGAAAAGGCAAAAGACGAAAATACCCCTAACGCGAAAATCACGAGTTTTAATGTGGTAACTTCTTACGTATGGAGGTGTAAGGCGTTATCGTACGATGATGAGAACAATTCAGAGCGAGTTTCAACTGTTTTATTCGCGATTGATATTAGATCTAGATTAAATCCACCGTTGCCACAATCTTACGCTGGCAACGCTGTGCTGACGTCTTACGCGTCAGCCACGTGTCAAGAGCTAGAAGAAGGGCCTTTTAGTAAAATTGTGGATTTGGTGTCACAAGGAGGTAAGAGAATGGATGATGAATATGCAAGAAGTGCAATTGATTGGGGTGAAATTAATAAAGGATTTCCAAATGGGGAATTTTTGCTTTCATCATGGTGGAAATTAGGGTTTTCACAAGTTGAATACCCTTGGGGGAAACCAAAATATAGTTGTCCTGTGGTTTGTCAtagaaaagaaattatattGTTGTTCCCAAATATTGATGATGGtataaacaacaacaatgatGGGGTTAATATATTTGTGGCTCTTCCTCCTAAGCAAATGAAgaaatttgagttttattttaacaagttcTTGTTGGATTga
- the LOC125845231 gene encoding protein TWIN SISTER of FT-like, which translates to MQRERDTLTLARVIGDVLDPFTRSINLRVVYNNREVRNGCDLRPSMVINQPSVKIEGDDLQTFYTLVMVDPDAPTPSNPYHKEYLHWLVNDIPASTGVTFGNEVVSYECPRPTMGIHRIVLVLFRQLRREIVHAPENRQNFDTRDFAKVYNFGLPVAAIYFNCQRENGTGGRRI; encoded by the exons ATGCAAAGAGAAAGAGATACATTGACACTTGCTAGAGTGATAGGTGATGTTTTGGATCCATTCACAAGGTCTATTAACCTAAGAGTTGTTTATAACAATAGAGAGGTTAGAAATGGTTGTGATTTGAGGCCTTCTATGGTTATCAACCAACCTAGTGTTAAAATTGAAGGGGATGATCTTCAAACTTTCTACACTCTG GTTATGGTGGATCCTGATGCTCCAACTCCGAGCAATCCTTACCACAAGGAGTATTTGCACTG GTTGGTCAATGATATCCCAGCAAGCACAGGAGTAACCTTTG GCAATGAAGTTGTATCTTATGAGTGCCCAAGACCTACAATGGGAATACATCGaattgttttagttttatttcGTCAATTGCGTCGAGAAATTGTCCATGCTCCCGAAAATCGCCAAAATTTCGATACAAGGGATTTTGCAAAGGTCTATAATTTTGGATTGCCGGTAGCTGCGATTTATTTCAATTGTCAAAGAGAAAATGGTACTGGTGGTCGtcgaatataa